One window of the Chanodichthys erythropterus isolate Z2021 chromosome 2, ASM2448905v1, whole genome shotgun sequence genome contains the following:
- the sri gene encoding sorcin: protein MNFQGYGAPAAAGGYPGGFPGQQQDPLYGYFTAIAGQDGQISAEELQACLTQANFSGGYRPFNIETCRLMISMLDRDMSCSMGFNEFKELWAVLSGWKQHFMSIDRDMSGTVDPQEMNQAISSMGYRLSPQAMNCIIKRYSSNGKISFDDYVACCVKLRSLTDLFRKRDQAQQGMATFQYDDFIQCTMSI, encoded by the exons ATGAATTTCCAGGGTTATGGAGCACCGGCTGCTGCGGGAGGG TATCCAGGAGGATTCCCCGGGCAGCAGCAGGACCCTCTGTACGGATACTTCACTGCGATCGCCGGACAG gaTGGCCAGATATCTGCAGAAGAACTGCAGGCTTGTTTGACTCAGGCCAACTTCTCTGGCGGCTACAGAC CTTTCAACATTGAGACGTGTAGACTCATGATCAGCATGCTTGAC AGAGACATGTCTTGCTCCATGGGCTTCAATGAGTTCAAGGAGCTGTGGGCAGTGCTCAGCGGCTGGAAGCAGCACTTCATGAGCATCGACAGGGACATGAGCGGCACAGTCGACCCACAGGAGATGAACCAGGCCATTTCCTCTATGG GATACAGACTGAGTCCTCAGGCCATGAATTGCATAATCAAGCGTTATAGCTCTAATGGAAAGATCTCATTTGATGATTATGTCGCCTGCTGTGTCAAACTCAGGAGCTTGACTG ATCTGTTCAGAAAGCGGGACCAGGCCCAACAGGGAATGGCCACATTTCAATACGATGAT TTCATCCAGTGCACCATGAGCATCTGA
- the nt5c3a gene encoding cytosolic 5'-nucleotidase 3 isoform X1, whose protein sequence is MDRNAVVKVGAMASATVCALFGGVVFAQYMLTKKQRAGKKTKIIEMMPEFEKSTVHIRDPERVEQIICSLIKGGASKLQIITDFDMTLSRFAVNGKRCPTCHNIIDNCKLVTEDCRKKLLQLKETYYPIEIDPHLTMEEKYPFMVEWYFKSHTLLVEQRLEKDKLPEVVRESDVCLREGYEQFFDRLHQHSVPVFIFSAGLGDVLEEIIRQAGVYHTNVKVVSNFMDFDDNGVLKGFKGELIHVYNKHDGALRNTEYFKQLKDNGNIILLGDSLGDLNMADGVPNVENILKIGFLNDKVEELLEKYMDSYDIVLVRDETLEVPNSILQKIL, encoded by the exons ATGGACAGAAACGCGGTGGTGAAAGTGGGCGCGATGGCGAGCGCCACTGTGTGCGCGCTGTTCGGAGGAGTCGTGTTCGCGCAGTACATGCTCACCAAAAAACAGAGAGCCGGGAAGAAAACCAAGATAATCGAAATG ATGCCAGAGTTTGAGAAGAGCACGGTTCACATCAGAGACCCTGAGCGGGTGGAGCAGATCATCTGCAGCCTCATTAAAGGTGGAGCGTCCAAACTGCAG ATCATCACAGATTTTGATATGACGTTAAGCAGGTTTGCTGTCAATGGAAAACGCTGCCCAACATGTCATA ATATCATTGACAACTGTAAGTTGGTGACCGAAGACTGTAGGAAGAAG CTGCTCCAGCTAAAGGAGACGTATTATCCTATAGAGATAGACCCTCATCTGACCATGGAGGAGAAATATCCATTTATGGTGGAGTG GTATTTTAAGTCTCACACGTTATTGGTAGAACAGAGATTGGAGAAGGACAAACTCCCAGAGGTGGTGAGAGAGTCGGACGTCTGTCTAAG GGAAGGGTACGAGCAGTTCTTTGACCGGCTGCACCAGCACAGCGTTCCTGTCTTCATCTTTTCGGCGGGTCTGGGAGACGTGCTGGAGGAGATCATCAGACAGGCGGGCGTCTACCACACCAACGTCAAAGTCGTGTCCAACTTCATGGACTTCGATGATAAC GGGGTTCTGAAAGGCTTTAAAGGAGAGCTGATCCATGTTTACAACAAGCATGATGGTGCCCTGAGGAACACTGAGTATTTCAAACAACTGAAGGACAATGGGAACATCATTCTGCTAGGAGACTCGCTCGGCGATCTCAACATGGCGGACGGCGTTCCCAACGTGGAGAACATCCTCAAGATCGGCTTTCTCAATGACAAG GTAGAGGAACTGTTGGAAAAGTACATGGACTCTTACGATATTGTCCTGGTGAGGGATGAAACACTTGAAGTGCCTAATTCCATACTACAGAAGATCTTGTAG
- the nt5c3a gene encoding cytosolic 5'-nucleotidase 3 isoform X2 codes for MPEFEKSTVHIRDPERVEQIICSLIKGGASKLQIITDFDMTLSRFAVNGKRCPTCHNIIDNCKLVTEDCRKKLLQLKETYYPIEIDPHLTMEEKYPFMVEWYFKSHTLLVEQRLEKDKLPEVVRESDVCLREGYEQFFDRLHQHSVPVFIFSAGLGDVLEEIIRQAGVYHTNVKVVSNFMDFDDNGVLKGFKGELIHVYNKHDGALRNTEYFKQLKDNGNIILLGDSLGDLNMADGVPNVENILKIGFLNDKVEELLEKYMDSYDIVLVRDETLEVPNSILQKIL; via the exons ATGCCAGAGTTTGAGAAGAGCACGGTTCACATCAGAGACCCTGAGCGGGTGGAGCAGATCATCTGCAGCCTCATTAAAGGTGGAGCGTCCAAACTGCAG ATCATCACAGATTTTGATATGACGTTAAGCAGGTTTGCTGTCAATGGAAAACGCTGCCCAACATGTCATA ATATCATTGACAACTGTAAGTTGGTGACCGAAGACTGTAGGAAGAAG CTGCTCCAGCTAAAGGAGACGTATTATCCTATAGAGATAGACCCTCATCTGACCATGGAGGAGAAATATCCATTTATGGTGGAGTG GTATTTTAAGTCTCACACGTTATTGGTAGAACAGAGATTGGAGAAGGACAAACTCCCAGAGGTGGTGAGAGAGTCGGACGTCTGTCTAAG GGAAGGGTACGAGCAGTTCTTTGACCGGCTGCACCAGCACAGCGTTCCTGTCTTCATCTTTTCGGCGGGTCTGGGAGACGTGCTGGAGGAGATCATCAGACAGGCGGGCGTCTACCACACCAACGTCAAAGTCGTGTCCAACTTCATGGACTTCGATGATAAC GGGGTTCTGAAAGGCTTTAAAGGAGAGCTGATCCATGTTTACAACAAGCATGATGGTGCCCTGAGGAACACTGAGTATTTCAAACAACTGAAGGACAATGGGAACATCATTCTGCTAGGAGACTCGCTCGGCGATCTCAACATGGCGGACGGCGTTCCCAACGTGGAGAACATCCTCAAGATCGGCTTTCTCAATGACAAG GTAGAGGAACTGTTGGAAAAGTACATGGACTCTTACGATATTGTCCTGGTGAGGGATGAAACACTTGAAGTGCCTAATTCCATACTACAGAAGATCTTGTAG